A genomic region of Catalinimonas niigatensis contains the following coding sequences:
- a CDS encoding TolC family protein, producing MTTAIKTLAFALFSVFFYANSSHAQSGGSEEPLILSLQESIDRAIRNNISVKQTELQVVGSQVTLKQSKAELLPSLNANTGISYSVGRTINQFTNEYVDQPVRQQSMGLSTQLTLFNGLQRLNTIKQNKVNLEGSQYDLEASKDAVTLNVIQAYTQILFNIELLENAEFQLRTSSSQLQRTEKLVTAGSLPIANQLELEAQQANNELSVVNAENDLELAYLNLKQLLQLPESQEIDIVIPDVEEPSEFTLPASAAEVYETAAQQWANLQSAELQVNSARYGLAIARGAYYPSLALSAGIFSQYSSIAPDQIPRAGTENVTTVIPTGDFLQVPDGLIPDLPAGTRIPVLTETQIPSEFTDNTYLNQLDFNLRRFISIDLSIPIFNNWRVRSNVANAQLNLESNRLEVINQRNQLRQTIEQVYLDAKAATKSFSASERQVSSLKEAFRNTEIRYQVGAIDAVEFNLSQNNLNIAESDLIRAKYNYIFSIKVLDFYQGNPLDF from the coding sequence ATGACCACAGCCATCAAAACATTAGCCTTCGCCCTCTTTTCGGTTTTTTTTTATGCTAATAGTAGCCATGCCCAGTCAGGCGGAAGTGAAGAGCCTCTCATCCTGAGTTTACAGGAGAGCATTGACCGAGCGATTAGAAACAATATTTCTGTCAAACAAACGGAGCTGCAGGTAGTGGGCAGCCAGGTGACACTCAAGCAATCCAAAGCGGAACTTTTGCCTTCCCTGAATGCCAATACCGGAATAAGCTACAGCGTAGGCCGTACCATCAACCAGTTTACCAATGAGTACGTAGATCAGCCGGTGCGCCAGCAAAGCATGGGCTTGAGTACACAACTCACTTTATTTAATGGCTTGCAGCGGCTTAATACCATCAAGCAAAACAAAGTAAATCTGGAAGGCAGCCAGTATGATCTGGAAGCCAGTAAAGATGCGGTGACACTCAATGTAATACAGGCTTATACCCAAATCCTTTTCAACATAGAATTGCTGGAAAATGCAGAGTTCCAGCTTCGTACTTCCTCATCACAACTCCAGCGTACAGAAAAGCTGGTCACTGCAGGTTCCTTACCCATTGCCAACCAGCTTGAACTGGAAGCGCAGCAGGCCAACAATGAACTGAGCGTTGTAAATGCTGAAAATGATCTGGAACTGGCTTATCTCAATCTGAAACAGCTGCTGCAACTTCCTGAAAGCCAGGAAATAGACATTGTAATCCCCGATGTGGAAGAACCTTCTGAGTTTACCCTCCCTGCATCTGCAGCAGAGGTTTATGAAACTGCTGCACAGCAATGGGCCAATCTTCAGAGTGCCGAACTACAGGTAAATAGTGCACGCTATGGTCTGGCGATTGCCCGGGGGGCTTATTATCCTTCGCTTGCACTCAGCGCAGGGATTTTTTCTCAGTATTCCAGTATCGCTCCTGACCAGATTCCCAGGGCAGGGACTGAAAACGTCACTACAGTAATTCCAACAGGAGATTTTTTACAGGTTCCTGACGGCTTAATTCCGGATTTGCCTGCCGGTACCCGCATTCCTGTGTTGACAGAAACCCAGATTCCTTCGGAGTTTACAGACAACACCTATCTGAACCAGCTTGATTTTAATTTAAGGCGTTTTATCAGCATAGACTTAAGCATTCCTATCTTTAACAACTGGAGAGTACGCTCCAATGTGGCTAATGCCCAGCTCAATCTGGAAAGCAATCGTCTGGAGGTGATTAACCAGCGTAATCAGCTCAGGCAGACGATAGAGCAGGTGTACCTGGATGCCAAAGCGGCTACCAAAAGCTTCTCCGCTTCGGAAAGGCAGGTGAGTTCCCTGAAAGAAGCCTTCCGGAATACGGAAATCCGCTACCAGGTAGGGGCCATAGATGCAGTAGAGTTCAATCTGTCACAAAATAACCTGAATATAGCTGAATCTGACCTGATCAGGGCTAAGTACAACTATATTTTCAGTATCAAAGTATTGGATTTCTATCAGGGTAATCCGCTGGATTTTTAG
- a CDS encoding PVC-type heme-binding CxxCH protein, producing the protein MQQLYPGVFLISLVLLFSACTGNQEEPASPAFMPEVLDSDLQMELIATSPSIMTPIGLAIDSKDNIYFLESHTHSPPSDYTGPQFDRIKKGVDANQDGRPESWIIFADSINDGMNLAIGPDDVVYLTEKDRVLVFQDTDGDGVSDERNTILQMNTPKDVYDHAGILGITYGPDGWLYVSRGNCASLAYEITGTDGSSIQGYGDGGNVFRCRPDGSAVEEIATGFWNPFDLKFSRQGRLMLVDNDPDSRGPNRLLEIVPGGDYGYQSLYGGSGIHPFLAWNGELPGTLPYAAALGEAPSGLIDASFTNFPAAYENNILATIWEENNIVRVPLKQYQRSVTGTTEVIVQGDSTFHPVALAANSRGEVYITDWVVRQYPNHGEGRIWRLTSGGQEPLATASVQTVDYDKGEDNPFSLFANLQGFDQHLRALQTDDPFLQAVARKSLSQDTSYYQDVLRLIDEENAGMRLQALLTLSESSEILSKDRLKTLLQDESEDIRRMTLIYIATHARAELLPEVSKALKNGHITPALFETYLATMRHLQPNFIRDHQTKTEAEAKQIKRELPPDYLLSIVRDQRLSPEIRAVALPYLESPGENVEPLVAMLKSAAPPLQMALLHSLKQTNEEEVADAMLVIVLDNDAATDLRTQALVSLSYQSTAYCKEVQPLLQEEDERLLETSVRYLCRCGGNQAVSQAVPQLIAESSHQHKDQLQQIWQLCRSTLAAEDRPSSDEAWAQAVDDSGDPEKGKLIFQLPGTQCQRCHKVEGWGGDFGPALSNVGSSKNKEQLISAILEPSAAISPEWQGWYVTDSTGQTHYGRQIDLGYNSAELLMPTGSFVTFKAPKKYGVAPTSLMPEGLENTLTASEFNHLIAYLMSLK; encoded by the coding sequence ATGCAACAACTCTATCCAGGTGTTTTTCTGATCTCATTGGTTTTGCTTTTTTCCGCCTGTACAGGCAATCAAGAAGAGCCAGCATCGCCTGCCTTTATGCCTGAAGTACTGGACAGTGATTTGCAGATGGAACTGATCGCTACCAGCCCCAGCATCATGACCCCAATTGGCTTAGCCATTGATAGCAAAGACAACATTTACTTTCTGGAGTCCCATACCCATTCTCCTCCCAGTGATTATACTGGTCCTCAGTTTGACCGCATCAAAAAAGGAGTGGATGCCAACCAGGATGGCAGGCCGGAATCCTGGATTATCTTTGCCGATAGCATCAATGATGGGATGAACCTGGCTATCGGCCCAGATGATGTGGTGTACCTAACCGAAAAAGACCGAGTGCTTGTCTTTCAGGATACGGATGGCGATGGGGTGAGCGATGAGCGAAACACCATTCTTCAAATGAACACTCCCAAAGATGTCTATGATCATGCAGGTATATTGGGAATCACCTATGGGCCGGATGGCTGGCTCTATGTATCGCGCGGTAATTGCGCAAGTCTGGCCTATGAAATCACAGGAACTGATGGCTCTTCCATTCAGGGCTATGGCGATGGAGGCAATGTGTTTCGCTGCCGTCCCGATGGCTCGGCTGTGGAAGAAATCGCTACCGGCTTCTGGAATCCCTTTGATCTCAAATTTTCTCGCCAGGGCAGGCTCATGCTGGTAGATAATGATCCCGACAGCCGCGGCCCCAATCGCCTGTTGGAAATAGTGCCGGGTGGTGACTATGGCTATCAGTCTCTGTACGGTGGCAGTGGCATACATCCTTTCCTGGCCTGGAATGGCGAACTTCCCGGCACCCTGCCTTATGCCGCAGCCCTGGGCGAAGCGCCTTCCGGTCTGATAGATGCCAGCTTTACCAACTTTCCGGCAGCATACGAAAACAATATCTTAGCTACGATCTGGGAAGAGAATAATATTGTCAGGGTACCCCTCAAGCAATATCAGCGTAGTGTGACAGGAACAACCGAGGTCATTGTGCAGGGGGATAGCACCTTTCATCCGGTAGCACTGGCAGCCAATAGCCGGGGAGAAGTATACATCACCGACTGGGTGGTACGTCAGTATCCCAATCACGGAGAAGGCAGAATCTGGCGCCTGACTTCCGGTGGGCAGGAACCTTTGGCAACCGCCAGCGTCCAGACTGTGGATTATGATAAGGGAGAGGATAACCCCTTTAGCCTCTTTGCAAATCTTCAGGGCTTTGACCAGCATCTACGGGCTTTACAAACAGATGATCCCTTTTTACAGGCAGTAGCGCGCAAATCGCTAAGTCAGGATACTTCGTACTATCAGGATGTACTGAGGCTGATTGATGAAGAAAATGCAGGTATGCGCTTACAGGCACTTTTGACTTTGTCTGAGTCTTCAGAAATACTCAGTAAAGACAGGCTCAAGACACTTTTGCAGGATGAAAGCGAGGACATCCGTCGTATGACATTGATCTATATTGCCACCCATGCCCGGGCTGAGCTATTGCCCGAAGTCAGTAAAGCTTTGAAAAACGGACATATCACTCCTGCATTGTTTGAAACTTACCTGGCAACCATGCGACATTTACAACCTAACTTTATCCGTGACCATCAGACCAAAACAGAGGCAGAAGCCAAGCAGATTAAGCGTGAACTTCCTCCTGATTATCTGTTGTCCATTGTCAGAGATCAGCGTTTGTCGCCGGAAATCAGAGCAGTGGCTCTTCCTTATCTGGAAAGTCCGGGTGAAAATGTGGAGCCTTTGGTCGCTATGCTCAAAAGCGCAGCTCCTCCCTTGCAAATGGCTTTGCTGCATAGCCTGAAGCAAACCAATGAAGAAGAAGTAGCAGATGCTATGTTAGTTATTGTGCTGGATAATGATGCAGCAACTGACTTACGCACTCAGGCGCTGGTTTCATTGAGTTACCAAAGTACTGCCTACTGCAAGGAAGTACAGCCCTTACTTCAGGAAGAGGATGAACGGCTCCTGGAAACCAGCGTGCGCTACCTGTGCCGCTGCGGTGGTAATCAGGCGGTGAGCCAAGCCGTGCCTCAACTGATTGCCGAAAGCAGCCATCAGCATAAAGATCAGCTGCAACAGATCTGGCAGTTGTGTCGGAGTACATTGGCTGCGGAAGACAGGCCTTCGTCTGATGAAGCCTGGGCACAGGCAGTAGACGATAGCGGTGATCCTGAAAAAGGAAAGCTGATTTTTCAATTGCCCGGCACCCAATGCCAGCGCTGCCATAAAGTAGAAGGCTGGGGCGGTGACTTCGGTCCCGCACTGTCTAATGTAGGCAGTAGCAAAAATAAAGAGCAACTGATTAGTGCAATACTGGAGCCTTCGGCTGCGATCTCTCCCGAATGGCAGGGCTGGTATGTGACCGATAGTACCGGACAAACCCATTATGGCAGACAGATTGATTTGGGATACAACAGTGCTGAGTTACTGATGCCCACCGGATCATTTGTTACATTCAAAGCACCTAAGAAATACGGTGTGGCTCCTACTTCATTGATGCCTGAAGGTCTGGAGAATACGCTGACAGCTTCTGAATTCAACCACCTGATTGCTTACTTGATGTCTTTGAAATAA
- a CDS encoding alanine racemase, protein MKLSEPTLLLDEDKCRNNIAFMADKARQQGVALHPHFKTHQSQAIGEWFAEEGVKAITVSSLRMAAYFADDGWEEITVAFPVNVLRMKIIKDLSKRIRLNLFVNNLESAQYLESKLKRPIGVFTEIDTGYHRSGVDYQSRIEIAKLLEFFKSSSHLQFQGFYAHAGHTYQVQGKEAVSKIHRDVADKLNAVREHFSPDYGAMKVAVGDTPSCSLADDFSGVDIIRPGNFVFYDLVQAHIGACTTEDIAVCMACPVVEIHPERGEVLVHGGAVHFSKDALQDGDQQIYGKMVHLHNKGWGEPLQGCYMKSLSQEHGIVKLSPEVIDSLKVGDWIGILPVHSCLTANLMGSYCTLSGHLLESM, encoded by the coding sequence ATGAAACTTTCAGAACCTACCTTATTACTGGATGAAGATAAGTGCAGAAACAATATCGCATTTATGGCCGACAAGGCCCGGCAGCAGGGAGTAGCCCTGCATCCTCATTTTAAAACACATCAGTCACAGGCGATCGGGGAATGGTTTGCTGAAGAAGGCGTCAAAGCGATTACGGTTTCCTCTTTGCGTATGGCAGCTTACTTTGCCGATGATGGCTGGGAAGAAATTACCGTAGCTTTTCCGGTCAATGTGCTGCGTATGAAGATTATCAAGGACCTTTCCAAACGTATCCGTCTCAACTTATTTGTCAATAACCTGGAATCTGCCCAATACCTGGAAAGCAAGCTGAAAAGACCCATTGGTGTATTTACCGAAATAGACACTGGCTACCATCGCAGTGGGGTGGATTATCAGTCCAGGATCGAGATTGCAAAGCTACTGGAGTTTTTCAAAAGCTCATCTCATCTGCAGTTCCAGGGTTTTTATGCCCATGCAGGACATACCTATCAGGTGCAGGGTAAAGAGGCCGTGAGCAAGATTCATCGGGATGTGGCAGATAAGCTCAATGCTGTACGGGAACACTTTAGCCCTGACTATGGAGCTATGAAAGTGGCCGTAGGAGATACCCCTTCCTGTAGCCTGGCCGATGACTTTAGCGGTGTGGACATTATCCGCCCCGGTAATTTTGTGTTTTATGACCTGGTACAGGCCCATATTGGTGCCTGTACTACAGAGGACATTGCCGTATGTATGGCCTGTCCGGTGGTAGAAATACATCCCGAACGGGGAGAGGTGCTGGTGCATGGAGGAGCAGTTCATTTTTCTAAAGATGCACTTCAGGATGGAGATCAGCAGATATATGGTAAAATGGTGCATTTACATAATAAAGGCTGGGGAGAACCGCTACAAGGCTGCTATATGAAATCTTTATCGCAGGAACATGGTATTGTAAAGCTAAGTCCTGAGGTCATAGATAGTCTCAAGGTAGGAGACTGGATTGGTATCTTACCCGTGCATTCCTGCCTTACTGCTAATCTGATGGGTTCTTATTGTACGCTGAGCGGGCACTTACTGGAGAGCATGTAG
- a CDS encoding sugar phosphate isomerase/epimerase family protein, with product MENKINRRSFVKSSSTLLAGLSLGTHASARHHDDVDKMKGVQLAIATICLDGFGDENFEPSFKIIPQTGIKNVEFNVWYPRNITPSGIESIQERCYENGLKPISLQGTAFGDNVLKDVTHKLWLMDKAKALGCRRVKFTGAGRGKAGGLENVIETLKALAPAAEEMDVLIAVENHANNNIENIEDYEKIFAAVDSTHVGMCLDMGHFDGASVSNFDVVERFHEKINHVDLKDVVAFGTYKSVPYGEGITRGEEIVKRLIDKGYSGYLVIEQAPPMEGLELAREMRRIKDIFAKFEK from the coding sequence ATGGAAAACAAAATCAACCGACGCTCATTTGTCAAAAGCTCTTCCACACTCCTGGCTGGTTTAAGTTTAGGAACACATGCTTCTGCCAGGCATCATGATGATGTAGATAAGATGAAAGGCGTACAACTGGCCATTGCTACCATCTGTCTGGATGGCTTTGGGGATGAAAACTTTGAACCCTCCTTCAAAATCATTCCCCAGACCGGCATCAAAAATGTAGAGTTCAACGTCTGGTATCCCCGCAACATCACTCCTTCCGGGATTGAAAGTATACAGGAACGCTGCTACGAAAATGGTCTCAAGCCCATCTCTTTGCAAGGTACTGCCTTTGGTGACAATGTGCTCAAGGATGTGACCCACAAACTCTGGCTGATGGATAAGGCAAAAGCCCTGGGCTGCCGCCGGGTGAAGTTTACCGGGGCCGGAAGAGGCAAAGCCGGAGGTTTGGAAAACGTGATTGAAACCCTCAAAGCATTGGCGCCTGCCGCCGAAGAGATGGATGTGCTGATTGCCGTAGAAAACCACGCCAACAACAACATTGAAAACATAGAAGACTACGAAAAGATCTTTGCTGCCGTAGATTCCACGCACGTAGGCATGTGCCTGGATATGGGCCACTTTGATGGTGCCTCAGTAAGTAATTTTGATGTGGTAGAACGCTTCCACGAGAAAATCAACCATGTAGACCTCAAAGATGTAGTTGCTTTTGGTACCTACAAATCCGTGCCTTACGGCGAGGGCATCACTCGGGGCGAAGAGATTGTGAAAAGACTGATAGACAAGGGCTACAGCGGCTATCTGGTCATTGAGCAGGCACCACCCATGGAAGGTTTGGAACTGGCCCGGGAGATGCGCCGGATCAAAGACATCTTTGCCAAATTTGAGAAGTAA
- a CDS encoding class I SAM-dependent methyltransferase, with translation MKKFELTIEAIKNIKQIGSIASSSRFLTRKIIKEIDFSKKIRVLELGAGNGVFTREILKRMSSDSELYTYENHDGFIPLLKKIKDRRLFVRGECVSSIELLPDQHFDIVISSLPLANLSDRFKENMYKEIQAKLLHTGIFIQYQYFLHDYRNIEKSFHVCELDFCLFNLPPAFIYKAKMMEEKAVQLSEAWSQKV, from the coding sequence ATGAAGAAATTTGAGCTCACCATTGAAGCGATCAAAAATATCAAACAAATAGGAAGCATCGCTTCCAGCAGCAGGTTTCTCACCAGAAAAATCATCAAGGAAATTGACTTCAGCAAAAAGATCAGGGTACTGGAGTTGGGCGCTGGCAATGGGGTGTTTACCAGAGAAATCCTCAAGAGGATGTCGTCCGATTCTGAGCTCTACACCTACGAAAACCATGATGGTTTTATCCCTTTGCTCAAAAAAATCAAAGACAGAAGGTTATTTGTAAGAGGTGAGTGTGTCTCCAGCATAGAACTGCTTCCTGATCAGCACTTTGACATCGTCATTTCCAGCCTTCCGCTGGCCAACCTCAGCGATCGCTTTAAGGAAAATATGTATAAGGAGATACAGGCCAAACTGCTTCATACGGGTATTTTTATCCAGTACCAGTACTTCCTGCATGACTATCGCAATATTGAGAAGAGCTTTCATGTTTGTGAGCTGGATTTTTGTCTGTTCAACCTGCCGCCGGCTTTTATTTATAAGGCCAAGATGATGGAAGAAAAGGCAGTTCAGCTCTCCGAAGCCTGGTCACAAAAAGTATAA
- a CDS encoding LytR/AlgR family response regulator transcription factor, protein MIRCIAIDDEPLALDVLEDFISKVPFLKLFKTCQSAVEAIEVLHQENIQLIFLDIQMPQISGVQFLKSLDQRPKVIFTTAYSDYALEGFNLDAVDYLLKPFTFERFLKAVNKAYQQINMQLVPGEQPAAAVKDYMFVKSGYDIIKVQYDHIRYIEGLKDYVKIHTDEKIVVSLMSMKTLADDLPAHFIRVHRSFIVNFARITLVQKRKIFIQKVEIPIGEVYRDAFLEKLKQER, encoded by the coding sequence ATGATTAGATGCATAGCGATTGACGACGAACCTCTGGCCCTGGATGTACTGGAGGATTTTATCAGTAAAGTCCCCTTTCTGAAGCTGTTCAAAACCTGCCAAAGCGCTGTGGAAGCGATTGAAGTTTTGCATCAGGAGAATATACAGCTCATTTTTCTGGATATACAGATGCCACAGATTTCTGGTGTGCAATTTCTGAAAAGCCTGGATCAACGTCCCAAGGTAATTTTTACTACCGCTTATTCCGACTATGCACTGGAAGGATTTAACCTGGATGCGGTGGATTACCTGCTGAAACCTTTTACTTTTGAGCGCTTTTTAAAGGCGGTAAACAAAGCCTATCAGCAGATCAATATGCAGTTGGTGCCTGGAGAGCAGCCTGCTGCTGCCGTCAAAGATTATATGTTTGTCAAGTCAGGCTATGATATTATCAAAGTACAGTATGACCATATTCGTTATATTGAAGGGCTTAAAGATTATGTAAAGATTCATACAGATGAAAAGATTGTGGTATCTTTGATGAGCATGAAAACTTTGGCAGATGATCTGCCTGCTCATTTTATAAGAGTACATCGCAGTTTTATTGTTAACTTCGCACGGATTACCTTAGTACAGAAAAGAAAGATATTCATTCAGAAGGTAGAAATACCCATAGGAGAAGTTTACCGTGATGCTTTCCTGGAAAAGCTAAAACAAGAACGTTAG
- a CDS encoding sensor histidine kinase — translation MSTHINSPLTLRLVMIHIGGWVAFVLLLFVIFGTPINDLSVTMRTLLSTIPLIILFYSNTSFLIPRLLAKKKVIPYILAVIGAVGLVALCTLWIERTFNGEFYRSRDWYPGIVTSRAVLNSLLILTVSGGLKMTKEWFRNERLKNEMEKEKMASELAMLKSQINPHFLFNNLNNIYSLAIKKSEDAPKGIVMLSEMMRYVLYDSSADKISLSKEVEHLQNYIDLQKLRLKQGKKICFDTEGELEIKKIEPMLLEPFVENAFKHGDIFRQEGNICIKLKVEGDELSFTVKNTVSRNGHVKDQQSGIGLKNIEKRLDLLYPGRHQLHIQEKEGTFEVDLKLNLTYD, via the coding sequence ATGTCCACTCATATCAATTCCCCGCTTACCCTGCGCCTGGTGATGATCCACATCGGCGGATGGGTTGCTTTTGTGCTCTTGCTCTTTGTGATATTTGGTACGCCCATCAATGATCTGAGCGTGACCATGAGGACCTTACTTTCTACTATTCCTCTGATCATACTTTTTTATTCCAATACTTCTTTTCTGATTCCCCGTTTGCTGGCCAAAAAGAAAGTGATCCCATACATCCTGGCAGTGATAGGTGCAGTAGGGTTAGTAGCTTTATGTACACTTTGGATTGAAAGAACCTTTAACGGTGAGTTTTACAGAAGCCGTGACTGGTACCCGGGTATTGTAACCAGCCGTGCGGTACTGAACAGCCTGCTGATACTTACCGTCAGTGGAGGATTGAAAATGACCAAAGAATGGTTCAGGAATGAACGCCTTAAAAATGAAATGGAAAAAGAAAAGATGGCTTCCGAACTGGCAATGCTCAAATCACAGATTAATCCTCACTTTCTGTTCAATAACCTGAACAATATCTACTCTCTGGCCATCAAAAAGTCTGAAGATGCGCCCAAAGGTATTGTCATGCTCTCTGAAATGATGCGCTATGTACTCTACGACTCTTCTGCCGATAAAATCAGTCTGAGTAAAGAAGTAGAGCATTTACAAAATTATATTGACCTGCAAAAGCTGCGTTTGAAACAGGGTAAGAAGATCTGTTTTGATACGGAAGGGGAACTGGAAATTAAGAAGATTGAGCCCATGCTGCTGGAGCCTTTTGTAGAAAATGCTTTCAAGCATGGCGATATATTTCGGCAGGAAGGGAATATTTGTATTAAATTGAAGGTGGAAGGGGATGAACTAAGCTTTACGGTAAAAAATACAGTAAGCCGTAACGGACATGTCAAAGACCAACAGTCCGGCATTGGCCTAAAAAATATAGAGAAAAGGCTTGACCTGCTTTATCCGGGTCGGCACCAGTTACATATCCAAGAGAAAGAAGGTACTTTTGAAGTAGATTTGAAGCTTAATTTAACATATGATTAG
- a CDS encoding D-alanyl-D-alanine carboxypeptidase, which produces MKRQNLHFLTVICCSILISACASRPGISTRKFRQQVAESPVFETNFTGFALYDTERQEMVYTYQADKYYTPASNTKIFTLYASLKLLGDSIPALEYRISGDSLLFTGTGDPTFLHPDINALDTTYDQQVYQFLKSSEKQLVYVPRPTEDAYFGPGWAWSDYNFYYSPEKSVFPIYANVLRFHFMEGFNKPLVSPDFFTSYIEGFPDPDAPYSVFRKQHENYFSYAPKEDTLSFDRDVPFIQSAELTTRLLADTLHKNVQLMKQWPQVPELQMASVTEVSTDSAQAALITFETQPQKHFPVFTHRLYSLPVDSVYKQMMHSSDNFFAEQLLMLCSSVFQDTLSTEWTIDYVKKHYLSDLPDEPIWRDGSGLSRYNLQTPRGIVALLQKVDKELSDERIKDIFPAGGKSGTVESWYANPEGGAPFVFAKTGTLSNKSALSGFIYTKSGKKLIFSFLHNNYITSTFPLKKEMEKILQDIYLNY; this is translated from the coding sequence ATGAAGAGACAGAACCTTCACTTCCTGACCGTCATTTGCTGTAGCATTCTTATAAGTGCCTGTGCCAGCCGGCCGGGAATCAGTACCCGTAAATTCAGACAACAGGTTGCTGAGTCTCCTGTTTTTGAGACCAACTTCACTGGCTTTGCCCTCTATGACACAGAGCGGCAGGAAATGGTCTATACCTATCAGGCCGACAAATATTATACTCCTGCTTCCAATACCAAGATTTTTACGCTCTATGCATCGCTCAAGCTGTTGGGCGATTCCATTCCTGCCCTGGAATACCGGATTTCAGGAGATTCTCTGCTCTTTACCGGCACCGGAGACCCTACCTTTCTGCATCCTGATATCAATGCGCTGGATACGACTTACGATCAGCAGGTATATCAGTTTTTGAAAAGCAGTGAAAAGCAGTTGGTGTATGTGCCCCGTCCTACGGAAGATGCTTACTTTGGTCCGGGCTGGGCCTGGAGTGATTATAACTTCTACTATTCTCCAGAAAAATCTGTCTTTCCGATCTATGCCAATGTGCTGCGCTTTCATTTTATGGAAGGCTTTAATAAGCCACTGGTCAGTCCTGACTTTTTTACCAGCTACATAGAAGGCTTTCCTGATCCGGATGCGCCTTATTCGGTGTTCAGAAAGCAGCATGAAAACTACTTCAGCTATGCACCCAAAGAAGATACGCTTAGTTTTGATAGGGATGTGCCCTTCATACAATCGGCAGAACTTACTACCCGGCTGCTGGCTGATACGCTGCATAAAAATGTGCAACTGATGAAGCAGTGGCCTCAGGTGCCGGAACTCCAGATGGCTTCCGTCACAGAAGTGAGCACCGACTCTGCCCAGGCTGCTTTAATCACCTTTGAGACCCAGCCCCAGAAGCACTTTCCTGTCTTTACCCATCGCTTATACAGCCTGCCGGTGGATAGCGTGTACAAACAGATGATGCACAGCAGCGATAATTTTTTTGCCGAGCAGTTGCTGATGCTTTGTTCTTCCGTCTTTCAAGATACCCTGAGTACCGAATGGACCATAGATTATGTAAAAAAACACTATCTGAGCGACCTGCCCGATGAACCCATCTGGAGAGATGGATCAGGTTTGTCGCGCTATAACCTGCAAACACCCCGTGGTATTGTAGCTTTACTACAGAAAGTGGATAAAGAACTGAGTGATGAGCGCATCAAAGACATTTTTCCGGCAGGTGGAAAGTCAGGCACCGTTGAATCCTGGTATGCTAATCCGGAAGGAGGTGCACCTTTTGTATTTGCCAAAACCGGTACTTTAAGTAATAAGTCTGCCCTGAGCGGATTTATCTATACCAAATCCGGTAAGAAACTCATCTTTAGCTTTTTGCATAACAATTACATCACTTCTACTTTTCCGCTCAAGAAAGAAATGGAAAAGATACTACAGGATATTTATCTGAATTATTAA